The genomic window ACTTGAAGCTGAATCATATAATTCGGTAAAGCAAAATCACAAAATGTTAGTTGAACCTGAATTAAGCTATTAGCTTTTAGCACTTAGCTATTAGCTCAATGATTACAAGATGTTTGATATTATGCATGTCTACTCGATGGGTGTTGTTACTAATCAACGTAAAGTCCTGATTATTAAATGCTAATTGCTAATAGCTAACTGCTAATCGCTCAGCTTAGGTTGAAGAATCATTAAGTGCTGAAAGAAATAACCGTGATGAAAAATGGACCAAGAGCATAGCAGTGGGTAGCAAAGGATTTGTTAAGGGGGTGAAATCAATTCTCGGTGGACTTGCCAGACCTTCATCTTCCTATAATGGCTTTTTTGAGGTTGAAAACGACGATATAGACGGCGAAAACGCCTATTGTTGGAACTTTAATGTAGTATAATCAATACGATAGCGTGGCCCACCCGACCCCAATTAAAATCTGTTAATAAAAGGTTTTAAAATTACGGAGGGTGAATGGAAAATCAGGAGCTGACAGAAGTAATTCTTGGTGCATGTTTTGTTGGTGTTAAAGCTTTAAAACCATAACAGAACTTGTTTGTTTTTGACCTGTCAGATTTGATCAGATTGTATCTGCGGCAAATAAAGATTTGTGGTTTTAAGAAGTTGGAATGGTTAAGGACAGGGCTTATGATGCTGCATTTGTTGATGATATTGTAGCAGGTGTTCTTGGGAGCGGCTGTGGTTTTATTTAGTTTCTTAAGAGCGTCCCGCCCTTCCTTTTACAGTTCTTTACTTTTAGGTACAAGGAAAGTTATTGAATTATTTAAGGACGTCCCCCTTCACAGTTATATTGCTCAGTATAGTAACAAAGGTGCCAGCGACCCCTATTCCTGTTAAGCGCGTATAAAAAAAGGATGCATATTATGAAAACAATGATGAAAATTCCCTTAGTTCTTGAACCACAAAAGGAAGGCGGTTGGACAATAACCAGTCCTTTAGTTCCTGAATTGGTGACAGAGATCGATGAACTCAATAATCTGAATTCATGTGTTCATGATGCACTTGCTGCTGTCATTGAACTATACCAGGATATGGGAAAACAATTTCCTGAGAATTTACGAGCCGATAAAGCTGATGCTCCTGTATGCTTTGAGTCTTTGGTTATGGCTGAAGGATGAATTACAGAGAGTTCACAAAAAAGCTGCGGGCAATTGGATGTCGTGAATTAAAACGGCGTGGCGGCGGATCGCATCGAAAATGGTTTAACCCATCGACAGGAAGAGGAACAATCATTCCGGATTGGGGTCAAAAAGATTTGAAAGTAGGCACGATCACAGCAGCTTGC from Pseudomonadota bacterium includes these protein-coding regions:
- a CDS encoding type II toxin-antitoxin system HicB family antitoxin produces the protein MKTMMKIPLVLEPQKEGGWTITSPLVPELVTEIDELNNLNSCVHDALAAVIELYQDMGKQFPENLRADKADAPVCFESLVMAEG
- a CDS encoding type II toxin-antitoxin system HicA family toxin, giving the protein MNYREFTKKLRAIGCRELKRRGGGSHRKWFNPSTGRGTIIPDWGQKDLKVGTITAACRQLGISKTSL